The Amycolatopsis sp. DG1A-15b genome window below encodes:
- a CDS encoding fatty acyl-AMP ligase, with the protein METISRPVPGTGAPVDGGESFATLLGHWARHLGDRIAVTHLDHRDGGDGRAVTLTWRELDERVEAVAARLSEVAGPGERAAVLAGQSAGYVVAFLGALRAGLVAVPLFAPGLPGHAGRLAAALADCGPRVVLTTAAECEEVTRFLAGSPVGPAVVDVDAVPPVAAGTHDWPEPDPGAPAYLQYTSGSTRSPAGVVLTHRNVLANARQACAAYGAESGTTSAVSWLPLFHDMGLILGIGAPMAGGLESVLMDPLAFLERPARWLRALSASPGAISAAPNFAYAYCASRVTEDDKIYLELSRVVSLINGSEPVLPATIARFHEAFAGCGLRPEVHRSSYGLAEATVLVSVTDAGKPPRQVTFDRARLAAGYAVPAAASAAATTLVSCGRPVGQRVRIADRATGEPAEPGEVGEIRVSGPNVGRGYWGRAEASVATFGLPPLDPDTGEGWLATGDLGVVFEGELFVTGRLKDLVVVDGRNHYPQDIEQTVEEHPAVRPHSAAAFAIDGDGGEAAVIVLERAKDTEADVAEAAAAIRAAVSAGHGLRLHDVVFLAPGEVPRTSSGKISRARCRVSYLDGSLTARRLG; encoded by the coding sequence ATGGAAACCATTTCCCGGCCGGTTCCCGGCACCGGTGCCCCCGTCGACGGCGGCGAGTCCTTCGCGACCCTGCTGGGGCACTGGGCGCGCCACCTCGGCGACCGGATCGCCGTGACCCACCTGGACCACCGCGACGGCGGCGACGGCCGGGCGGTCACGCTCACCTGGCGCGAGCTCGACGAGCGGGTCGAGGCAGTCGCGGCCCGGCTGTCCGAAGTGGCCGGTCCGGGCGAGCGGGCGGCGGTGCTGGCCGGGCAGTCCGCCGGCTACGTCGTCGCGTTCCTCGGCGCACTGCGGGCGGGACTGGTCGCCGTGCCGCTGTTCGCGCCCGGCCTGCCCGGGCACGCGGGCCGGCTGGCCGCGGCGCTCGCCGACTGCGGCCCGCGGGTCGTGCTGACCACGGCCGCGGAGTGCGAGGAGGTCACCCGGTTCCTCGCCGGTTCCCCGGTCGGCCCGGCGGTGGTCGACGTCGACGCCGTGCCGCCGGTGGCGGCCGGGACGCACGACTGGCCCGAGCCCGATCCCGGCGCCCCGGCCTACCTGCAGTACACGTCCGGCTCGACGCGCTCGCCCGCCGGAGTCGTGCTGACCCACCGCAACGTGCTCGCCAACGCCCGTCAGGCCTGCGCGGCCTACGGCGCCGAGAGCGGGACCACGTCGGCGGTCAGCTGGCTGCCGCTGTTCCACGACATGGGGCTGATCCTCGGCATCGGCGCGCCGATGGCCGGCGGCCTGGAGTCGGTCCTGATGGACCCGCTGGCGTTCCTCGAACGGCCCGCGCGCTGGCTGCGCGCGCTCTCGGCCAGTCCCGGTGCGATCAGCGCGGCGCCCAACTTCGCCTACGCCTACTGCGCTTCCCGCGTCACCGAGGACGACAAGATCTACCTGGAGCTCAGCCGGGTCGTCTCGCTGATCAACGGCAGCGAACCGGTGCTGCCGGCCACGATCGCCAGGTTCCACGAGGCCTTCGCCGGCTGCGGGCTGCGGCCGGAGGTGCACCGCTCCTCCTACGGCCTGGCCGAGGCCACCGTGCTGGTTTCCGTGACGGACGCGGGAAAACCGCCCCGGCAGGTCACGTTCGACCGGGCCCGGCTCGCCGCCGGGTACGCGGTGCCGGCCGCCGCGAGCGCGGCCGCCACGACGCTCGTCTCGTGCGGCCGCCCGGTCGGCCAGCGGGTGCGGATCGCCGACCGGGCGACCGGGGAACCCGCCGAGCCGGGCGAGGTCGGCGAAATCCGGGTCAGCGGCCCGAACGTCGGCCGCGGCTACTGGGGCCGGGCCGAAGCGTCGGTGGCCACCTTCGGCCTGCCCCCGCTCGATCCGGACACCGGCGAGGGCTGGCTGGCGACCGGCGACCTCGGCGTGGTGTTCGAGGGCGAGCTGTTCGTGACGGGCCGGCTGAAGGACCTGGTCGTCGTCGACGGCCGCAACCACTACCCGCAGGACATCGAGCAGACCGTCGAGGAACACCCGGCCGTCCGGCCGCACTCGGCCGCGGCCTTCGCGATCGACGGCGACGGCGGGGAAGCCGCGGTCATCGTCCTGGAACGCGCGAAGGACACCGAAGCCGACGTCGCCGAGGCGGCTGCGGCCATCCGGGCGGCAGTTTCGGCAGGGCACGGGCTGCGCCTGCACGACGTCGTCTTCCTGGCGCCGGGCGAGGTGCCCCGTACCTCCAGCGGCAAGATCAGCCGGGCCCGGTGCCGGGTGTCCTACCTGGACGGTTCGCTCACCGCCCGGCGGCTCGGATGA